A region of the Lycium barbarum isolate Lr01 chromosome 1, ASM1917538v2, whole genome shotgun sequence genome:
aaaattagaaAAAAGAATTACAAAGCAGAGTTTGGCTGCAAAGTCTACCTtatcaggcagagtttgactgcaaactctacttaaggcagagttttgcctttagGCATAAGACAAGCTCTATCTTAAGGCatagttttgccttcaggcataaggcaaaactctaccttaaggtagaggtaGAGTTTtgtaaaactctgccttaagacctaacttttgcccgaatgggcctaattttgctacgaaactctgccttgcgattttttttttaactgaactgagattcgaaccccaaacctcatggcaTTAGgagaaggccaaaaattaaagaccagtgcctttgaaggacaatccacacaaaaaaaaatattatcacGGGAAATTTGCACGACTTCCCTTCATACGaactggcctttaatttttgaccctgaattcactggtctttaatttttgtccttcccttaaaaaagtgaccgaaaatattccgaggttctgggttcgaaaccCAACAGagtcgaaaataataataatttcgcaagacaTAAGTTTTCTATGAACCTATGCCTATTTGGAAAAAGTTACATAGAACTTATACCGAAGACAACAGACTTTGCCTTGTAAGACAAACTTTTCGCAAAAAAagaacaatccgcgcaaaaaaaaaaaagtattatcACCTCATGGCCCAACCCCTTCAAGTAAGTGGACTATAGATCATAACTTGGCCCAGCCCAAACAAGTTCTACTAATCCTCTTACAAACACCCTCTATATAATAACCTAAAACCCCACAAAAATTACTCAAATTGTCACCTTCCAAGTCAACACAAAAGGGTTTATTATCAATGGATTCTCAACCTGTTGAACCTGTCAGTTACATCTGTGGAGGTACTACTTACTATTAATTCTTCCCTAATTTCTTCTTTGCactgtttctttttctttgttcaatTTTGGtttaacgatttttttttttttttttgcagattgTGGACAGGAGAATACGCTAAAACCTGGTGATGTGATACAGTGTCGTGAATGTGGTTATCGTATTCTCTACAAGAAGCGTACTCGCAGAAGTAATTaactttcttttaatgctttgtGTTACCCTTTTAATATTTTGTTTTTGGTAATTTTTtttatcggaaacagcctccctatctcTACGAgcagtggcggattcaggattttcattcagggtgttcggaaaaaaaaaactaaatataagCTGTAATTTTTTGCTGAGGGTGTTCGAAAaattaatatatgcacataaacacagaaaatttaccctatatatacatgtaatttttttttttttgccgagGGTGGAACATCCTGCCCCCCAAGTAGATCCGACCCTGTCTACGATGTAAGAGTAAGATTTGCGTATACTCTACCCTTCTCAGATCCCACTTTGTAggaatacactgggtatgttgttgttgtaatattagCTTGATTTTTGGTATTCTTGGAAGCTTTGGCTAGACTTTAGGTTATCAAGAAAAACAATTTACTTAAATTAGGAAAATACCCTAAAGTCTGGTGATGTGATACAGTGTAACCGTTTACAAGAAGCGAACTCACAGAAGTAATTACTTTTCTTTCAATGCTTCGTTACCCTTTAAATACCTTTTTTTTTGGATTTATTATGTGTTGGTATTAGCTAGATTTTTTCCTTTAGCATAGGGTCTATTGGAAATAACCTCTCTACCTATTATTGCAAAGTTAAGTAGATGGAACCACAACTAGAACCTAACTATTACAAGTGAAGAACTTAATGATAAGAAATCTTGATAAGGTCGAGTTCTTTGTTGGTGTGTAGTTGGCTCTCCGTAtactctacccttcccagactCCACATgtaggattacactgggtatgttgttgttgttgtaatgttagCTTGATTTTGGTGTTCTTGGAAGATTTGGCCGGACATTaggttatgaaaaaaaaaatgatttactTGATTTAGGGATTTGGGTAAGCTTGTTTGACATTAGGTAATAAGAAAATCAGTTGATTCTAGGGTTCGAGCAAGTTGACCTATAGATAGCTATATTTAGATTGTAGGAAACAACCCCTTTTGAGCAGCCAACGTTGAAGTGGGTTGAAAGCCAGAAGTGTTTTTTTTCTCTTACGCTTTGTTACTCTTAAATTTATTTTTCTGATTTTGTGTGTTGGTATTCGCTCGATTTTGGTATTTGTGGGAGCTTTGGTTAGACACTAGGTTATGAATAAACAATTACTTAATTTAGGGATTTTGGTAAGCTTGTTCATTATAAGAAAAATCACTTGACTCAAGAATTTGAGCAAGTTGACCTAGATAGCTATTCGATTGTAGGCAACCCCTTTtgagcacccaagggtgtggttGAGTTGTCAATGATTAGGGTTGTGACCCATGTGGTCTTGGTTCAAATAgcgcaaaaaataaaaaataaaaaaaaaacaggtgATCTCTTTCCATGTCCAagccttggtggatagagttaaGCTTGCTCAGACACCATGTTCATAAAGAACCCCTTTTGATATTGTAAAAAATTACCCCTTGTGATATTGCAGTTGTTTAGTTGCAATGGGGATTCTTTTCAAGTATAGATTAGTAGCTTAAGAGCTTGTGGTTCTGTTTGTTTTAACTTGGTTAGGTTATTCAATTGATACTAAAAGGAATGTTGGGATTAAATTGGTTGACTTAGAAAGATGGAATGTTCATAAAGTGCTGTAATTTGGATGATTTGTTTGGACATCACGTTATAAGGAAAATCAGTTGATTCAAGGATTCGAGCAAGTTGACACAGACAGCTAAGTTTCAATTGTAGGAAACGGCCCCTTTTGATGTTGTAGCgattctgttccaaagggaatttttccttaagaatAGATTAGTAGCTTAAGGCTTGTGGTTCCGTTTGTTCTAACTCGGTTAAGTTATTCATTTGAGACTAAAAGGATTGTTGGACTAAATTGGTTGATGTTAGAAAGATGGAATGCTCAGGAAGTGCTGTAATTTGGATGATTTGTTTGGGTTCGAGCAAGTTGACACAGACAGCTAAGTTTCAATTGTAGGAAAGAGCCCTTTTTGATATTGTAGGAAACTGCCCCTTTTGATGTTGTAGTGGTTCAGTTCCAAAGGGAATTTGTTCTTAAGAATAGATTAGTAGCTTAAGGCTTGTGGTTCTGTTTGTGCTAACTCGGTTAAGTTATTCATTTGAGACTAAAAGGATTGTTTGACTAAATTGGTTGATGTTAGAAAGATGGAATGTTCAGGAAGTGCTGTAAATTGGATGATTTGTTTGGACATCACATCATTAGAAAAATCAGTCGATTCAAGGACTCGAGCAAGTTGACTCAGACAACTATATTTCAATTgtaggaattaaaaaaaaaaacttttgaatacCTTGTATTGGTTCAATTCCATTAGGGAATTTTTCTTAAGAATGGATTAGTAACTTAAGGCTTGTGTTTCTGTTTGTTCTAATCTAACTTTGTTCTAACTCAGTTAGGTTATTCAAGTGAGATCTAAAAGGAGTGTTGGACTGGATTGGTTGTTCTTAGGAAGATGGAATGTTCAGAAAGTCCTATAATTTGGATGAGTGAAATTGAGTAGGTGTGGTAATATTGTTACTTGAAATTTCAAGCGTTACTCTCTTTCCGATTAGCCTACTGGGGCTGGCACAGGAGGGAATTGATTTGCTTCTAGTGAGTTATCGAAGTCATTTAATGTGGTATCTCTTGTTAAAGAGAACTCTCAGAAAAGGTTTAAATACAACAATCTTAGAATTGTAGTTTTTTCTTTCTGTGTGTTTATTATGTAAATGCTTGCTAAATGCTGAAGGACAAAATGGAACTTGTCAACAATTAAATAGTATATTAAGTTCTTGCCTCATATGTGTCCCTAATATGTTAGTGTATTATAGTGTTGTAGTTGTCCTGATTCACTGATTGACTATATGTGGTTGAAATTAGACAGAAAGGACAAATTTAAGCAGCAAAAGAATATTTTTGGATAAAATTGTATCTACGTTTATTGCAAACTGTGCACGAATCGTGTTATTGGTGATTTAGCTTTTTCTTTTTGGGCATTTTAGGTGAATTTCCAGCTGAATCTGGTGGAAGATATGATTTGTTTGTTTAATCTGCTGTCAACATCAGAGtctcattaattattattttttcaatgTTAAACTGATAAAGGTTGTTCACAGGCGAATATGTTATTAGAGGAAGTTGAATATTATTGCACCTACTACTCTTTTGTGGCAATAGATTTGAATTTAGTataaaccctcaggggttggcctggtggtaattggcttgagctttggggtttgctccctttcaaggtctcaagttcgaaacccactgagtgcaaacaatttctgagggccatcggactggggtaaaaccctgaattacccgtggtgcacttgcgggaaactccttgccgagggcctgtgcacccccgggattagtcggggctcaaagagacccggacacccggtgcttaatcaaaaaaaaaagatttgaatTTAGTATAAACATATACGTACTAGCAGGCGACCCTGGATATGCCGCTTATGCACCAAGTCTGCCACTGGCCTGTTATGTTTGCAAAGTTTTTTGGCTGATAGCAACTGTGATAGGATGGAAGAACAGAAAGATAAATAACGAGTTGCAACCCTAAGATGATTTTATCATTATGCATATAATTGCTTTGCCTGTTACAAGGTTTCAAGGACAAGAATCTTATTAACAGttcttgatttaaaaaaaaaaaaaaaaaaaggacaagaatCTTATTAACAGTTTTACAAATCAGGATGTAAACACTACCTTGAAACGTCTCTCCACTTTTTGCCATTAGGACTGAAGCACAACTTACAGTATCTTTTTCTCTGTGCTTTTTCTTCTTGATCCTTGTTCATTTTCACAAGTGCCAGTGTGTACTAATGATACATTGTTTTGGTGCAGTTGTGCAGTATGAAGCTCGCTGATGCGTGAAGCCATCTCTGTGTCAATATGCAATTGATTTTGAAAAGCAGCTATAGTGTGCTGCTCCTGTGGAAGTAGATGTTAAGAACGTAATAGCCACTGTTAAAACTTGTGCTTTTCAGCATGGCCATCGTGTGTTGTTAGTCTATATGGCAAGTTCAACTCAAACTCAGTGTGGTTAGTATTGTAGAAGATTTTAAAAAAACAAGGTCTTGTGGAGAATCTGTTTATGTTAAAATCTTCATGACTCGTGTTGCTTCCTTGATAATGTTATTTTTCATCTCTTGCGAAATTACGCATGGAATTCATATTAGATGCAATTTAATTGCCATCTCAAGTTTGTTGTGTAAATGCTTTAAAAAATCCCTCTTTCTTTGGAGTTTAAGTTTTAACACTAATATCTTGGTCATTCGTGTTGTATTATTGTGATCTGAGTCAGATTGGGAGGTGGAAGTGTTTAGACTTTGAAATTTATTGTCAGTTCTTTATTTAGTTTAGTCCACTAATAGGGTTTTGGATTGCTAATAAGCTAGTTTTTAAAAAATTAGCATAAATCGAGCAAGCTTTATCGGTACTTCCTAAGTTCCTATATGTGTTACTAATAGTTTTTCTTTGGCATAATACTTTTGGGACTTTCCTAAATTTGACACCTTTTGTTCAATTTATATCTAAATTAATTTCAGTTAATTACTCTTTGAGCCTGACTATTGGGTTAGCTTTCATTCCACTGGACGACATGAATTCGAGAGTGATGCACTCACTGTCATGTGCATGTTTTTGTTCATGTGGCATTTTCTAACAATAAAACTTACTGCATTGTTTTACCTTTataaattcattaattttttgtgTCATACTTATAGGCTAGATTTGTAAGAAATATGTTTGTAACTCCATTATTTAGGCTAAATTTTCTTATTTGGCAACACAATAGAATTTCACTCAATTTGTTTTTACATGTTTGGTCCGAAAAAAGAAGCAATACACCGTTGGAACAAATAAACCATTGTATATGACTACGTGGATAGTGGATACTCCACTTGAAagttgattttgctgattttttTATCAACCTCACACACCCTAAATAGTTGGCCTTCAGAAGGCATCTAGAGGATAATCAGGACACTATCGTGGGATCTCGAGACATATTGccgttttctttttttcttgaactttgaGCTAGTCAAATATCTCAATATAtaatgaaataggggaagtagAATTTATTACATTCTGTAGTGTACATAGGCTAGTGAAACCAAAAAACTAGTAGCCAGACATGGACATCTTGATACAATGACCATTTATTCATTCATTTCAATAGTTAGCTATCTCTATACCTCCCTTGTTATTATAGTGCCCAACTGGTGCATCATATTTGCTGAAAAGCCTGTAAGATGAAAGCAAAGAAATCCCAACATAGCAAAGGCTCACAATGAATGTGATGGCAACAGATGCAGTGGCCTTTTTGCAGAAACCTCCAAATGAACCACATGTTTCACTCCATGTAACAGCAGTATCCCCTTTATATGCCAAATATACCACTTCTGTTGATGCAGCTCCGGCAGCCATTATTATGTATGTCAAGATCTGCAAGTAATTTTAAGTAGTACTTAGAATTTTATTAGTGAGTGTAAAATATCTACTATTCAACATATGTATAATTTAACCTATTTCACTAAGGGGtgtcaaaaatataaagaagtaaatacacagaaaaGTCAGAGAGATTCAATGTATTAGCAAGGGGTGTCAATTGAGCAAGGTGGCTTAGCCACTCTGGTTGTCTGGATTACTTTTTAAGTTATTAATTCCACTTATTATGGGTACTTAACCAACTTTGAATCTTGTGCTAGAAGATAATCATTTTTATCATGTTATATAAGTCTTTAGTGCTTTACGTTTTAACAGGGCCTTACACATTTCTTCCTTTCTTCATTATATTGGGGGATTATATCTCTTGATCTGCTAACTCCATAAAGGGCCGGTGGGATGGGGTTATGTTGAGACACCGAGGCCAATGTCGATGAATCAAAGGTGTCTGATTATAGTATGAAATACAAAAAGAAGAATGATTTCTTTCATTTATCAATAGTGCCCTAGTCATGGGCGGATCCACAATGTCACTTGTGAGTTCATGTGAACTCAATAACATTTGTCTaaactatgtatatgtattaagaAATTCACCAAAATATCTGTAAGTATTTGATTATGAACTCAGTTACTATGGTATATTAACTTAATGTCGTTGTAGAAAGCCATAAACTTCCAATTATAGATCCGCCTCTAACCACCCCTAGTCGATCACTATCTTTTAAGTTACATGATGGTGTAAAACGGTAAGAGTTCTTACACTTCCCGTGTATTAAAGCTTTTAGTTAAACTCGAAAAGAATATGCTTATTGCAGAACCAGATACAGAACACTTTTTATTATCTTAAACTTGGATTAAGATGGATGCTgtagaaataaatgggaaaatAACCTGATCGAGGAGAAAGAATATCCAGGCTCTAGGCATGGTAGTAGGACGAGGAAGAGCTGCAACTATAGCTGATACAAGGGAATAAGCAGCACAAATTCCATTTGCATGTACTAGGTACCTGCATCAGATCACCAATTATAATAGGTTAGATATAGCGATTTTGAAATTTTTGTTAAGTTTGAAGGCGTTAAAAGTGCGATATtgaatatatatatcatatcgttttGCATACCGTATTGTAAGGGGCTAAATACTAGTTCAATATCACTTGAACGTGataatatgtatacatgattATTGGAAGTAATAAGTATAAATGAGTCTTGGGAGAGCCTTAGAACCAAACAATGTTGGAATCTGCACGACGGACTAGAGTTCCAAATGAGTGCGTACAAGGCCTAACTTCAAACGATCACTACCCCCAATATATATTGAATTAGGCTGTGGATAAGATATTATATTAAAGATCT
Encoded here:
- the LOC132629446 gene encoding DNA-directed RNA polymerases II, IV and V subunit 12, encoding MDSQPVEPVSYICGDCGQENTLKPGDVIQCRECGYRILYKKRTRRIVQYEAR
- the LOC132602256 gene encoding CASP-like protein 2A1; its protein translation is MGDLTQKGALEDENYGSSSNRRAETMLRLLPMALCIVALVIMLKDSQTNDFGSLSYSDLGTFRYLVHANGICAAYSLVSAIVAALPRPTTMPRAWIFFLLDQILTYIIMAAGAASTEVVYLAYKGDTAVTWSETCGSFGGFCKKATASVAITFIVSLCYVGISLLSSYRLFSKYDAPVGHYNNKGGIEIANY